In Micromonospora purpureochromogenes, a single window of DNA contains:
- a CDS encoding HAD domain-containing protein, whose amino-acid sequence MADLANSSLIFVDVDGPLIPFKARPVSRERSLGGAVVQPLDGTGNPLLDRLDPDDGRRLLALGCQLVWATTWMAEANEVISPRLGLPDLPVVEWPDDDEDPEHGLHWKTVFLTRWAAGRPFVWLDDEITDADRRWVAAHHPVRALLQRVDPYVGLTEADFSAVRRWLGQIDDAA is encoded by the coding sequence ATGGCCGACCTTGCCAACAGCTCCTTGATCTTCGTCGATGTCGACGGGCCGCTGATCCCGTTCAAAGCCCGGCCGGTTAGCCGCGAGCGTTCTTTGGGCGGTGCAGTCGTGCAGCCACTGGACGGTACTGGCAACCCTCTGCTCGATCGGCTTGACCCAGATGACGGGCGGAGGCTGTTGGCACTGGGATGCCAGTTGGTCTGGGCGACGACATGGATGGCGGAGGCGAACGAGGTCATCTCGCCACGGCTCGGGCTTCCGGACCTGCCGGTCGTCGAATGGCCGGACGACGACGAGGATCCGGAGCACGGTCTGCACTGGAAGACCGTATTCCTTACCCGGTGGGCAGCCGGCCGCCCATTCGTGTGGCTTGACGACGAGATAACTGATGCTGACCGGCGCTGGGTCGCAGCACACCACCCGGTGCGGGCCCTGCTGCAACGTGTCGACCCATACGTGGGCCTGACCGAAGCGGATTTCTCAGCGGTCCGTCGATGGCTCGGGCAGATTGACGACGCCGCTTGA
- a CDS encoding class I SAM-dependent methyltransferase — protein MSSTAGYGEAADTLAEQYESVSFADVHRDVLHLFPIEPSSILDIGAGTGRDAAALSDLGHRVVAVEPTPQLRAHGQRIHAANDIEWVDDSLPNLTVLYKRPQRFNLILLTAVWMHLDQHERSSAMKHISGLLLPEGRVVISLRHGPVPAGRQMYDVSAEETVALARHFGLHLIHDCERADPLGRHDVRWSYLGLQL, from the coding sequence ATGAGCAGCACCGCAGGCTACGGCGAAGCCGCCGACACCCTGGCCGAACAGTACGAGAGCGTTTCGTTTGCCGACGTGCACCGAGATGTCCTGCACCTGTTCCCCATCGAGCCCAGCTCGATCCTGGACATTGGCGCGGGCACGGGCCGCGATGCGGCAGCCCTGTCCGACCTGGGACACCGGGTCGTCGCCGTCGAGCCCACCCCGCAACTTCGCGCGCATGGTCAACGCATCCACGCCGCCAACGACATCGAATGGGTCGACGACAGCCTGCCCAACCTGACGGTGCTGTACAAGCGCCCCCAACGCTTCAACCTGATTCTTCTGACGGCCGTCTGGATGCATCTGGACCAGCACGAGCGATCGTCAGCGATGAAACACATCAGCGGCCTGCTTCTACCTGAGGGCCGCGTGGTCATCTCCCTGCGCCACGGCCCCGTACCTGCCGGCCGGCAGATGTACGACGTCTCCGCTGAGGAGACGGTCGCGCTGGCCCGTCACTTCGGCCTACACCTCATTCACGACTGCGAACGGGCGGACCCCCTCGGTCGCCACGACGTGCGCTGGAGCTACCTCGGCCTGCAGCTGTAA
- a CDS encoding HAD family hydrolase — MINPIGLVIFDCDGVLVDSERIAVRVNIALGAELGWPLTEAEVIERFVGRSSTSIGEQIAARLGQGVAATWADRFDLAHRQAVDAGLTAVDGINDALDEITQPTCVASSGTHEKMRHTLGRTGLYPRFDGRIFSATKVAHGKPAPDLFLHAAAAMGVPPAACVVVEDSRYGVQAARAAGMRCFGYAGGLTPAHRLEGPDTVVFDDMRKLPALLEAA, encoded by the coding sequence ATGATCAATCCGATCGGGCTTGTCATCTTCGACTGCGACGGGGTGCTGGTCGACAGCGAGCGCATCGCGGTCCGCGTCAACATCGCGCTTGGCGCGGAACTGGGCTGGCCACTGACCGAGGCAGAGGTCATCGAGCGCTTCGTCGGCCGGTCCAGCACGTCCATCGGTGAACAGATCGCGGCCCGCCTCGGACAGGGCGTGGCTGCCACCTGGGCGGACCGGTTCGACCTGGCACACCGCCAAGCGGTGGACGCCGGACTGACCGCCGTCGACGGGATCAACGACGCGCTCGATGAGATCACCCAGCCGACGTGCGTGGCCTCCAGCGGTACGCACGAGAAGATGCGCCACACCCTGGGCCGCACCGGCCTGTACCCCCGCTTCGACGGCCGCATCTTCAGCGCGACCAAGGTCGCCCACGGCAAGCCGGCCCCCGACCTGTTCCTGCACGCGGCGGCGGCGATGGGCGTCCCGCCCGCGGCGTGCGTCGTGGTCGAGGACAGCCGCTACGGAGTCCAAGCGGCCCGCGCCGCCGGTATGCGCTGCTTCGGCTATGCGGGCGGATTGACCCCCGCGCACCGGCTGGAAGGCCCGGACACGGTCGTCTTCGACGACATGCGCAAACTCCCGGCTCTGCTGGAGGCAGCCTGA
- a CDS encoding GNAT family N-acetyltransferase, protein MVVVERGDELGEGYRRRITEVYVRSFAADFVAFSRDTGKLADAFEHMLLLERFYIALVDGEPAGLASLTEGDQTLFAPRWREIRRHLGLARGLLGYVVIRRWFMRPSDGARPRLAEIGFVATEPAYQGRGVATALLRHLLALPGYREYVLEDIKDTNAPALGLYAKLGFTMYKRRKVRFARRAGFTELMSMKLVQDSTSQPTADRSPGAVRRDTEVLPLPEVES, encoded by the coding sequence ATGGTCGTGGTCGAGCGGGGAGACGAACTCGGCGAGGGGTACCGGCGCCGCATCACCGAGGTCTACGTGCGCAGCTTCGCAGCGGACTTCGTCGCGTTCTCGCGCGACACCGGGAAGTTGGCCGACGCGTTCGAGCACATGCTGCTGCTCGAACGGTTCTACATCGCGCTCGTGGACGGGGAGCCCGCCGGCCTCGCCTCGCTCACCGAGGGCGACCAGACGCTGTTCGCGCCGCGCTGGCGGGAGATCCGGCGTCATCTCGGGCTGGCGCGCGGGCTGCTCGGCTACGTGGTGATCCGGAGATGGTTCATGCGCCCCTCCGACGGCGCCCGACCCCGGCTCGCCGAGATCGGGTTCGTCGCCACCGAGCCGGCCTATCAGGGTCGCGGCGTCGCGACCGCGTTGCTGCGTCACCTGCTGGCGTTGCCCGGGTATCGCGAGTACGTGCTCGAGGACATCAAGGACACCAACGCACCCGCCCTCGGCCTCTACGCCAAGCTCGGCTTCACGATGTACAAGCGTCGGAAAGTGCGCTTCGCGCGACGCGCCGGATTCACCGAACTCATGTCGATGAAGCTCGTGCAGGACTCCACGTCGCAGCCTACCGCCGACCGATCACCCGGAGCCGTTCGACGGGACACTGAGGTGCTCCCGCTGCCCGAGGTCGAGAGCTAA
- a CDS encoding cytochrome c-type biogenesis protein CcmH — MRWPAALAALVLTALTAAAGAGLVRSANDSGGEDPVRAVAAGLRCPACQGESVADSRSPIAAAMRQVVADQLTQGRDRDEIRQWFVQRYGAEVLTDPPAGGAELLLWAVPALALLAGGYAALRTLRPPATSTAPATQVRPAPIGRAARRAWRAGSVGLVALVASVAVAAGALDRPSPQPPPADPVAVAVQLGRDLETQNRYDAAAQMYREALRDRPDDAIRLRLAFALLRAGDTTGAEQTARDVLARSPDSPDGLLVLGLAQRGSRSAEAARTLRRFLAVDPEHPAAGEISRLLVTAP, encoded by the coding sequence ATGAGGTGGCCCGCCGCCCTGGCGGCACTCGTCCTCACCGCCCTGACAGCCGCGGCCGGCGCGGGACTGGTCCGGTCGGCCAACGACAGTGGCGGGGAGGATCCGGTCCGCGCGGTGGCCGCCGGTCTGCGCTGCCCGGCCTGTCAGGGCGAGTCGGTGGCGGACTCCCGGTCACCCATCGCGGCGGCGATGCGGCAGGTCGTGGCGGACCAATTGACACAAGGGCGGGACCGCGACGAGATCCGGCAGTGGTTCGTGCAGCGCTACGGCGCGGAGGTGCTGACCGATCCACCGGCCGGCGGCGCGGAGCTGCTGCTCTGGGCCGTACCCGCGCTGGCCCTGCTGGCCGGTGGCTACGCGGCCCTGCGCACGCTGCGCCCGCCCGCGACGTCGACCGCTCCCGCCACGCAGGTGCGGCCCGCGCCGATCGGCCGGGCCGCCCGCCGGGCGTGGCGAGCCGGGTCGGTCGGGCTGGTGGCCCTCGTCGCGTCGGTGGCGGTCGCCGCCGGCGCTCTCGACCGGCCTTCGCCGCAGCCGCCACCGGCCGACCCGGTCGCGGTCGCCGTGCAGCTGGGCCGCGACCTGGAGACCCAGAACCGGTACGACGCCGCGGCGCAGATGTACCGGGAGGCGCTACGGGACCGGCCCGACGACGCGATCCGACTGCGGCTCGCCTTCGCGCTGCTCCGAGCCGGCGACACGACGGGCGCGGAGCAGACCGCGCGGGACGTGCTGGCCCGCTCTCCGGACTCCCCGGACGGGCTGCTCGTGCTGGGGCTGGCGCAGCGCGGCAGCCGTTCCGCCGAGGCGGCACGCACCCTGCGACGCTTCCTGGCCGTCGATCCGGAGCACCCGGCCGCCGGGGAGATCAGCCGTCTGCTGGTCACCGCCCCGTGA
- a CDS encoding TlpA family protein disulfide reductase, whose protein sequence is MISPGTRQRLGPLRTGPALVLAVTVAVGAVVALGLRSPATPGPVATTAVTPTSAPALSGATLDGGRFDLADARGHVLLVNVFASWCGPCRDELPLLVDTERRWSPQGLRLVALNVRDGTEAVRALLEETGARGLTVLPDPEGTRAVDWGVRAVPETFVVDRDGRIVDRQQGVVTRQWLEQRVAPLLAG, encoded by the coding sequence ATGATCAGCCCCGGCACCCGTCAACGACTGGGCCCGCTGCGCACCGGACCTGCGCTGGTGCTGGCCGTGACCGTCGCCGTCGGCGCGGTGGTCGCCCTCGGCCTCCGGTCGCCGGCCACGCCGGGGCCCGTCGCCACCACCGCTGTGACGCCCACGTCGGCCCCGGCACTCTCGGGCGCCACCCTGGACGGTGGCCGGTTCGACCTGGCCGACGCCCGCGGCCACGTGCTGCTGGTCAACGTCTTCGCCTCCTGGTGCGGCCCGTGCCGGGATGAGCTGCCGCTGCTGGTCGACACGGAACGACGGTGGTCGCCGCAGGGACTACGGCTGGTCGCGCTGAACGTCCGCGACGGCACCGAGGCGGTCCGGGCGCTGCTCGAGGAGACCGGCGCGCGCGGACTGACCGTGCTGCCGGACCCGGAGGGCACCCGGGCGGTCGACTGGGGCGTACGGGCGGTGCCGGAGACCTTCGTGGTGGACCGCGACGGCCGCATCGTCGACCGGCAGCAGGGCGTGGTCACCCGGCAGTGGCTGGAGCAGCGGGTGGCGCCGCTACTGGCCGGATGA
- a CDS encoding heme lyase CcmF/NrfE family subunit, with the protein MLGDLGTASLAVGLLCATLTALLWLRTALFAVPTRPARLATAATLATAAVACGLLEAALLRHDFSVRFVAENGGRQVPLYYTLTSLWSALDGSLLLWLLILAGYAALLAHRRHPARLHAYAMVVVSTVTMFFFALSYFAANPFREVGPVPADGPGPNPLLQQHPAMGVHPPLLYAGYIGLVVPFAFAIAAPLAGRQGRGWLRAARPWALAAWAALTAGIGLGAWWSYAVLGWGGYWAWDPVENASLLPWLTATAFLHTTLGRAAGRAGWNLTLACASFVLVLLGTFLTRSGAVASVHAFTDSPLGPMLLGFVLLTVVVSTVLTGWRTPEPARHSTPLLSRATAVLVNGVLLVTITAVVLIGTIFPLLSDPLGGVRTSVGPGYYQRTAVPLAIAVLLVMGVTPALRAHDRTQALRRLAVPGGVALATVAVVGLLSRPGPAALTAFGAAAFVLTGLAAELGGRLRRSGQDRRRGRLAGLVGHAGIALVAVGVAGSSAYGQDAERTLRTGESLRVADVTVRLVGVDRAASSGGMAVHARLRLTEAGGAERDVTPALRYHPARDTAVTVPTIDTGLLRDTYLTLIAVAPDSGSATVRLAVNPLVGLLWAGGALTATGGLLAAIGTARSRRRLHRDVALPTPDPVAAGAPK; encoded by the coding sequence ATGCTCGGTGACCTCGGCACCGCGAGCCTCGCGGTCGGGCTGCTCTGCGCCACCCTGACCGCCCTGCTCTGGCTGCGGACGGCCCTGTTCGCCGTACCCACCCGACCGGCCCGCCTCGCCACCGCCGCGACCCTGGCGACCGCCGCCGTCGCCTGCGGCCTGCTGGAGGCGGCCCTGCTCCGGCACGACTTCAGCGTCCGCTTCGTGGCGGAGAACGGCGGACGTCAGGTGCCGTTGTACTACACGCTGACGAGTCTCTGGTCCGCCCTGGACGGGTCGCTGCTGCTCTGGCTGCTGATCCTCGCCGGGTACGCGGCACTGCTGGCCCACCGCCGGCACCCGGCCCGGCTGCACGCGTACGCGATGGTGGTCGTCAGCACGGTGACCATGTTCTTCTTCGCGTTGTCCTACTTCGCCGCGAACCCGTTCCGGGAGGTCGGTCCGGTACCCGCCGACGGCCCGGGACCGAACCCGCTGCTGCAGCAGCACCCGGCGATGGGGGTGCACCCTCCCCTGCTCTACGCCGGCTACATCGGCCTGGTCGTGCCGTTCGCCTTCGCGATCGCCGCACCGCTGGCCGGCCGGCAAGGGCGGGGCTGGCTGCGGGCCGCCCGACCCTGGGCCCTGGCGGCCTGGGCGGCGCTGACCGCCGGCATCGGGCTCGGGGCCTGGTGGTCGTACGCGGTGCTGGGCTGGGGCGGCTACTGGGCGTGGGACCCGGTGGAGAACGCCTCCCTGCTGCCCTGGCTGACCGCCACCGCCTTCCTGCACACCACCCTCGGCCGCGCCGCCGGCCGGGCCGGCTGGAACCTGACCCTGGCCTGCGCCAGCTTCGTGCTGGTGCTGCTCGGCACGTTCCTCACCCGGTCCGGCGCGGTCGCCAGCGTGCACGCCTTCACCGACTCACCGCTGGGGCCGATGCTGCTCGGCTTCGTGCTGCTGACGGTCGTCGTGTCGACCGTCCTGACCGGATGGCGCACCCCCGAACCGGCCCGCCACAGCACACCGCTGCTGTCCCGGGCCACCGCCGTGCTGGTCAACGGCGTGCTCCTGGTGACGATCACGGCGGTGGTGCTGATCGGCACGATCTTCCCGCTGCTCTCCGACCCGCTCGGCGGGGTGCGCACCTCGGTCGGGCCCGGCTACTACCAGCGCACCGCGGTACCGCTGGCGATCGCGGTGCTGCTGGTGATGGGGGTGACGCCGGCCCTGCGGGCACACGACCGGACGCAGGCGCTGCGGCGACTCGCCGTACCCGGCGGCGTGGCGCTCGCCACCGTCGCGGTGGTGGGACTGCTCAGCCGGCCCGGCCCGGCAGCGCTCACCGCGTTCGGCGCGGCGGCGTTCGTGCTCACCGGCCTGGCCGCGGAGCTGGGCGGCCGGCTGCGACGGTCCGGCCAGGACCGGAGACGGGGCAGGCTCGCCGGGCTCGTCGGGCACGCCGGAATCGCCCTGGTCGCGGTGGGCGTCGCCGGATCCTCGGCATACGGCCAGGACGCCGAACGGACCCTCCGCACCGGAGAGTCCCTGCGGGTGGCCGACGTGACCGTACGCCTGGTCGGGGTGGACCGGGCCGCCAGCAGCGGTGGCATGGCGGTGCACGCGCGGCTCCGGCTCACCGAGGCGGGCGGCGCGGAGCGGGACGTCACGCCGGCCCTGCGCTACCACCCCGCCCGGGACACCGCGGTAACCGTGCCGACGATCGACACCGGGCTGCTGCGGGACACGTACCTGACGCTGATCGCGGTCGCCCCGGACAGCGGCAGCGCGACCGTACGGCTCGCGGTGAACCCGCTCGTCGGGCTGCTCTGGGCCGGCGGCGCGCTGACCGCCACCGGGGGACTCCTGGCGGCGATCGGCACCGCCCGTTCCCGGCGCCGGCTGCACCGGGACGTCGCCCTGCCGACTCCCGACCCGGTCGCCGCCGGGGCCCCGAAATGA
- a CDS encoding cytochrome c maturation protein CcmE, with the protein MIRRRAGRTAVVAVLLAAGALLVTSALQDTLTYYRTPGEVLGDPDATGERVRLGGDVVPGSLRHTGDLVVFRLAEDGHEITVEQRGVPPETFREGEGAVVEGTLSPDRVFRSDHVVVRHGNEYRPSTAPAGPVDAR; encoded by the coding sequence ATGATCCGTCGCCGCGCGGGCCGGACCGCCGTCGTCGCCGTGCTCCTCGCCGCCGGCGCGCTGCTGGTCACCAGCGCGCTGCAGGACACCCTGACCTACTACCGCACCCCCGGCGAGGTGCTCGGCGACCCGGACGCGACCGGGGAACGGGTACGCCTCGGCGGCGACGTGGTGCCCGGGTCGCTGCGGCACACCGGCGACCTCGTGGTGTTCCGCCTCGCCGAGGACGGTCACGAGATCACCGTCGAGCAGCGCGGCGTCCCACCGGAGACGTTCCGGGAGGGCGAGGGAGCGGTCGTCGAGGGCACCCTGTCGCCGGACCGGGTGTTCCGCTCCGACCACGTCGTGGTCCGGCACGGTAACGAGTACCGGCCGTCCACCGCCCCGGCAGGGCCGGTAGATGCTCGGTGA
- the ccsA gene encoding cytochrome c biogenesis protein CcsA, with product MRASTVDLVADTGRAAAGRRTMAWLAGGLTAAATVAGGWLAPPDEVQGQAQRLMYLHVPAAWVAYAAFAVVLAASGAYLIGGDLRWDRFARAGAEIGAALTAVAIATGSLWGHLVWGAWWAWDPRLVSTVLLLLAYAGYLALRRAVAERTGARDGGDHRVARPAAVVGVASFLLVPVVHFSVVWWRSLHQQATVLAPQRPPIDPRMGVALLLAAAAATLAALSVLLYRVVRLERRLTPDASPAPDRVPVRVG from the coding sequence ATGCGAGCCTCCACGGTGGACCTTGTCGCGGACACCGGCAGAGCCGCCGCCGGCCGCCGGACGATGGCCTGGCTCGCCGGTGGGCTCACCGCGGCGGCGACGGTGGCCGGCGGGTGGCTGGCGCCCCCCGACGAGGTGCAGGGCCAGGCGCAGCGACTGATGTACCTGCACGTCCCCGCCGCCTGGGTGGCCTACGCCGCGTTCGCCGTCGTGCTGGCCGCCAGCGGGGCGTACCTGATCGGGGGTGACCTGCGCTGGGACCGGTTCGCCCGGGCGGGCGCGGAGATCGGGGCGGCGCTGACCGCCGTCGCGATCGCCACCGGGTCGCTCTGGGGGCACCTGGTCTGGGGTGCCTGGTGGGCCTGGGACCCCCGGCTGGTCAGCACCGTCCTGCTCCTGCTCGCGTACGCCGGTTACCTGGCCCTGCGCCGCGCGGTGGCGGAGCGGACCGGGGCGCGCGACGGAGGTGACCACCGGGTGGCGCGACCGGCCGCGGTCGTCGGCGTGGCCAGCTTCCTGCTCGTCCCGGTGGTGCACTTCTCCGTCGTCTGGTGGCGGTCGCTGCACCAGCAGGCGACCGTGCTCGCCCCGCAGCGCCCGCCGATCGACCCCAGGATGGGCGTCGCCCTGCTGCTCGCCGCGGCCGCCGCGACGCTCGCCGCGCTCTCCGTCCTGCTGTACCGGGTGGTCCGGCTGGAACGCCGGCTGACCCCCGACGCGTCCCCCGCCCCCGACCGCGTCCCGGTCCGGGTCGGATGA
- the coxB gene encoding cytochrome c oxidase subunit II, with product MDTTAGMNLSAARPAGRRRRPRPLPALTTLCGVALLAGCAGDPPSALNPAGTGAARVANLWWLLFWISTAVFAEVMVLLLWALVFRRGNARVRHGQPLRFVTIAGAGLPFVILVAVYGVGLRDLAALGDHPGRDAPTVEVTGHKWWWEVRYQGASGATANEIHIPVGERVKVRLRTDDVLHSFWVPQLMPKTDLIAGETRETWLRAERAGRYRGQCAEYCGTQHAHMAFLVVAEPRTDFDAWLTRLNAPARQPHTAAERRGQQAFLQGTCAACHAVRGTGAQGQAGPDLSNVGTRWSLGAGAVPNDAGHLGGWIANPQTVKPGNAMPPQPIDAAQLPDLIAYVRSLE from the coding sequence GTGGACACGACAGCGGGGATGAACCTGAGCGCGGCCCGACCCGCCGGGCGGCGCCGCCGACCGCGCCCGCTCCCGGCGCTGACGACGCTGTGCGGCGTGGCGCTGCTCGCCGGATGCGCCGGCGACCCGCCGTCCGCCCTGAACCCCGCCGGTACGGGGGCGGCCCGGGTCGCCAACCTCTGGTGGCTGCTGTTCTGGATCTCCACGGCGGTGTTCGCCGAGGTCATGGTGCTGCTGCTCTGGGCGCTGGTGTTCCGGCGGGGCAACGCCCGGGTGCGCCACGGGCAGCCGCTGCGCTTCGTCACGATCGCCGGCGCCGGGCTGCCCTTCGTCATCCTCGTCGCCGTCTACGGAGTGGGTCTGCGCGACCTAGCCGCGCTCGGTGACCACCCCGGCCGGGACGCTCCGACCGTGGAGGTGACCGGGCACAAGTGGTGGTGGGAGGTGCGCTACCAGGGGGCGTCCGGAGCCACCGCCAACGAGATCCACATCCCGGTGGGGGAGCGGGTGAAGGTGCGCCTGCGCACCGACGACGTGCTGCACAGCTTCTGGGTGCCGCAGCTCATGCCGAAGACGGACCTGATCGCCGGCGAGACCCGGGAGACCTGGTTGCGGGCGGAGCGGGCCGGCCGCTACCGCGGCCAGTGCGCCGAGTACTGCGGCACCCAGCACGCCCACATGGCCTTCCTGGTCGTGGCGGAACCCCGTACCGACTTCGACGCGTGGCTGACCCGCCTGAACGCCCCGGCCCGTCAGCCGCACACCGCGGCCGAGCGCCGCGGCCAGCAGGCGTTCCTGCAGGGCACCTGCGCCGCCTGCCACGCGGTGCGGGGCACCGGCGCCCAGGGCCAGGCGGGGCCCGACCTGTCGAACGTCGGCACCCGGTGGAGCCTCGGCGCCGGGGCGGTGCCCAACGACGCCGGGCATCTCGGCGGCTGGATCGCCAACCCCCAGACGGTCAAGCCCGGCAACGCGATGCCCCCACAGCCGATCGACGCCGCCCAGCTGCCCGACCTCATCGCGTACGTGCGGTCGCTGGAGTAG
- the ctaD gene encoding cytochrome c oxidase subunit I, whose translation MSTTTTPSTGVSREDLARLTEHWGERPSLRAWFSTVDHKRIGRRYLVTAGFFFVLAGLSALAMRTQLARPEAGILSPEEYNQLFTMHGTAMVFLFATPMLFGFGNFLLPLMIGSRDMAFPRLNAFGYWVFLFAGLFMWASLPFGAAPDNGWFAYAPLNSEQHNPGLHMDVYALGLLFLGISTTASSINFIATALKLRAPGMSLNRVPLFVWTIVATAFMVIFALPALNLDNAMLFLDRRFGTHFFDPSAGGNVLLWQHLFWIFGHPDVYIIVMPALGIVSAVLPAFTRRGVVGYPLIVLSIVAIAIISFGVWVHHMFATGLPALSYSFFSAASTIITIPSGLQIFAWLATMLLGRLVIRVPLLFVIGFVVTFVLGGVTGTMFAITAFDQQVTDSYFVVAHFHYVLVGGAVFPMLAGIYYWLPKITGRMYHERLGRWAFWLVFAGMHVTFFPMHLYGLFGMPRRIYTYPGEPGWGGWNLVSTVGSYLLALGLLLVLVGVVHAVRRGRPAPADPWDADSLEWATASPPEPYNFPVLPRVHSLHPVWDERTAESTGAGATEDRILSAGRRTLFTSELDARCERAVEMPESTLKPLVLAGALLIFFTALLFAWYPVAAVAMVAVIATIAVWLWPPSPVQEPGVTA comes from the coding sequence ATGTCCACCACCACCACGCCGTCAACCGGCGTCAGCCGGGAGGACCTGGCGCGGCTGACGGAACACTGGGGCGAGCGACCCTCGCTGCGGGCCTGGTTCAGCACGGTCGACCACAAGAGGATCGGCCGCCGCTACCTGGTCACCGCCGGGTTCTTCTTCGTCCTCGCCGGGCTCAGCGCCCTGGCGATGCGCACCCAGCTCGCCCGACCCGAGGCGGGCATCCTGTCGCCCGAGGAGTACAACCAGCTCTTCACCATGCACGGCACGGCGATGGTCTTCCTGTTCGCCACGCCGATGCTCTTCGGGTTCGGCAACTTCCTGCTCCCCCTGATGATCGGCTCCCGGGACATGGCGTTCCCGAGGTTGAACGCCTTCGGCTACTGGGTGTTCCTGTTCGCGGGGCTGTTCATGTGGGCGAGCCTGCCCTTCGGCGCCGCCCCCGACAACGGCTGGTTCGCGTACGCGCCGCTCAACTCGGAGCAGCACAACCCCGGCCTGCACATGGACGTCTACGCCCTCGGGCTGCTCTTCCTCGGCATCTCGACGACCGCCAGCTCGATCAACTTCATCGCCACCGCGCTCAAGTTGCGCGCACCGGGGATGTCGCTGAACCGGGTGCCGCTGTTCGTCTGGACGATCGTGGCCACCGCGTTCATGGTGATCTTCGCGTTGCCGGCGCTGAACCTGGACAACGCGATGCTGTTCCTCGACCGCCGGTTCGGCACCCACTTCTTCGACCCGTCCGCCGGGGGGAACGTGCTGCTCTGGCAGCACCTGTTCTGGATCTTCGGGCACCCCGACGTCTACATCATCGTCATGCCGGCGCTGGGCATCGTCTCCGCCGTGCTGCCCGCCTTCACCCGGCGCGGCGTGGTCGGGTACCCGCTGATCGTGCTGTCCATCGTGGCGATCGCGATCATCTCGTTCGGGGTCTGGGTGCACCACATGTTCGCCACGGGCCTGCCGGCGCTGTCCTACAGCTTCTTCAGCGCGGCCAGCACCATCATCACCATTCCGTCCGGCCTGCAGATCTTCGCCTGGCTGGCCACCATGCTGCTCGGCCGGCTGGTGATCCGCGTGCCGCTGCTCTTCGTCATCGGCTTCGTCGTGACCTTCGTGCTCGGCGGTGTCACCGGCACGATGTTCGCCATCACCGCGTTCGACCAGCAGGTCACCGACTCGTACTTCGTGGTGGCGCACTTCCACTACGTGCTGGTCGGCGGCGCGGTCTTCCCGATGCTCGCCGGCATCTACTACTGGCTGCCCAAGATCACCGGGCGGATGTACCACGAGCGGCTCGGCCGCTGGGCGTTCTGGCTGGTCTTCGCCGGCATGCACGTCACCTTCTTCCCGATGCACCTCTACGGCCTGTTCGGCATGCCCCGCCGGATCTACACCTACCCCGGCGAGCCCGGCTGGGGCGGGTGGAACCTGGTCAGCACGGTCGGGTCGTACCTGCTCGCCCTCGGACTGCTGCTCGTGCTCGTCGGCGTGGTGCACGCCGTCCGCCGGGGCCGGCCCGCCCCGGCGGACCCGTGGGACGCCGACAGCCTGGAATGGGCCACCGCGTCGCCGCCCGAGCCGTACAACTTCCCCGTCCTGCCCCGGGTGCACAGCCTGCACCCGGTGTGGGACGAGCGGACCGCCGAGTCGACCGGCGCGGGTGCCACCGAGGACCGCATCCTCAGTGCGGGGCGCCGCACCCTGTTCACCAGCGAGCTGGACGCCCGCTGCGAACGGGCGGTGGAGATGCCGGAGTCGACGTTGAAGCCACTCGTGCTCGCCGGCGCGCTGCTGATCTTCTTCACTGCCCTGCTCTTCGCCTGGTACCCGGTGGCGGCCGTCGCCATGGTCGCGGTCATCGCGACGATCGCGGTCTGGCTCTGGCCGCCCAGCCCGGTTCAGGAACCTGGGGTGACGGCATGA